Genomic segment of Eupeodes corollae chromosome 2, idEupCoro1.1, whole genome shotgun sequence:
ATATGCATTTGAATGCTTAAAAAGAAGGGTAATCAGTCGAACATGAAATTTCGGATATTTTATTTGGTGAAGAAGTActaatttttattgttgaacAGAGTAGTGTTTATGCAGCACAATCTAATGCCCGTCATTTTTCGTTCAGCGAATAAGAGTAGGGCATTTTGATTTACAGTGCTTATCACTCTATGCCAAGAGAGTGTTGTTGCTCATACGTTTGGAACCATGCTCCTTAAAAAACAGAAGGAATTTCAAAGGAAGAACCAACACAATTTCAGCAACATTGCATGCCTTGAGCTCCGTGAGCATTTTAAGAGCCTTCTTAACACTTTAATATTCTCTCCGCTTACGCACTATGCAGCCCCATTTTTTAGTGATGATTTCTTAGATGCGCCATTTACAACTGATGAAGTTCGAAACGTAACAGATAAATATAAGGCGGGAAAAGCTCCAGGTGACGACCGAGTACCAGCAGAATTTTATAAAGATTGTTCTTTTGAATTCGTAGTCACAAGACAGCAACAGTTCCTGCAAGCTTTAAAAGGGCAATAATATATCCACTGCAGAAAACAATCCCGAAAATAACAGAGGcatctcttttttaaatacatcggCGAAGCTATTTAATGCTCTGAGTTTTAATAAGCTTACGCAGTGGATAAATGACGAGGAAATACTATGCGAATTTCAAGCTGGGCTTGGGAAAAACTACTCGACCTTAGATCAACCTCTTTAATATTGCGGAAACCTTCAAACGaaggaagaaaaaacttttttcgttgattttcgTTCAGCTTTTGATAAAATCGCACGTGAAGCACTCTTTTATAGCTATATAAATAAGGAATTTCTCCAAAAATTGTAGTCCTATTAAATGCAATGTACGAGATCAATGTGGCGCATATATGGGATGTTTGTTTCCGAGTAAGCACAACACAAATGGGAGTAAAACAAGGATGTGTCTTAAGCACTCTAATCTTCATcttgtttataaatgatattataGAAGCGACCGGTGGAGGAATCCAGTTTGGAAACATACGAATACCTGCTTTAATGTTTACTGATCACGTTTTTTTGTCTGAATCTGTAGATGTAATGCAGCGGACGATGAATCGTCTTGAAAGCTACTGTAAACTTTGGAATCTGTCCGTTTATCTGGAGAAATCTAAAATGATGATCTTCAGGGAAGGAGGTGGTTGGCACGCAAACAACGAAAAATGGATGGAGTATAAATAGTCACTGCAAACCTCAGATACTGTGATACTACTCTTAGAGCAATTTATTAAATGTGcaatatttagattttaagaaTGCTAATTGTTATATCgttttcatttgaattcaaaattgcgTCAAACTTTAAATAGTATTGAACGTGTTGAATGTTGTGAAGATATTGACGTCTATgttgattattttgaaaaaagtattttagatAGTATTAATGTATCAgttattaagaaaacaattaacaaacgAGCTGTTATTCTTCCCCGTACCATTTTGGATCTtattaaaacaagaaatatgTTTAGACGGAATTGGCAAAGATATCGACAACAACACGATTTTCAACAAATGAATCATTTAAGCAAACTGATAACAGAATCGATATCAAAATTCAGGGACATAGAATGGAGCAAAAACCTTAATTCCTTAAATCCTAGTTCTAAAACATTTTGgaacatacataaaataattaaaaagaaaaatactcaaATACCACCACTTGAATCATCCGGGACAGTTCATACTTCTAACGAAGATAAAGCAAATACGCTTGAAAATACTTTTGCGAACAATCATGATATGACTATAAACCTTTACAACAATCCTGTTTTAAAGAACGTTGTAATTACGTCTGTCATTGAACtcaaaaaaacttcaataagCTTATCTGCAGAAGAACTTATTTCTGTTGAAGACATTGAATACTTAATATatgaccttaaaaataaaaaatctcgtGGAATGGATggtattcaaaaccaattatttaaagaacttcCCTTgattggatttctttttttaacttctataATAAATGCCTGTttcaaaagtcaatattttcctCTAAAATGGAAGATGGCAAAAGTAGTTTCAATACTGAAATCTGGAAAACCCCGAAATGATCCACTAAGCTATAGGCCAATAAGCTTACTGAGTTGtataagtaagatttttgaaaaattaattcgcTGCAAACTAGAAtcttttttgaacgaaaaaaatatcattccaATACAGCAATTTGGTTTCCGAAAAGAACATAACACGTCGCACCAGGTTTTAAGAATCTGTAGACacatttagagaaaaaaaaatcaacaggaTTAGTCTTACTAGAtgttgaaaaagcttttgacacTGTTTGGCATAATGCACTCATACACAAACTTATTATAAATGAATGTCCaacctttttaataaaacttatacaaagttTCTTAAGTGATAGAAAATTTACAGTTTCACTTAATGGAAAAAACTCAGTCTCGAAAACTATTCCTGCtggcgttcctcaaggatcagtgTTATCTCCTACTTTGTTCAATATTTGTGTCTCCGATTTTCCAGTCTTGCAAAATTGTGAATTTGGCATGTATGCATATGACATTGCGATATTCTCATCCGATGAAGATCCtgacaatattataaataatattcaaactGACTTAGAAATTATTTTCGAGTATTATAAACactggaaaattaaaatcaatgctGGTGCTATCTTTTTCACCAGAAAAAGAAAGGATTGTTTTTGACCCAGACATTATATTAACTTTAATAACTGTGATATACCTTGGGTCAACTCTGTCAAGTATTTAGGTATTTACTTAGATAAGAAGTTGACCTTTAAGGAACACACACAAAtgacagcaaataaaataaatgtcggtataaaaatgttatatccGCTTATGAACCGAAGGTCATTACTTAGCAAACACAATAaacttatcatttttaaagtcgtTTTTCAAGCAATTGTCTTATATGGATTGCCCGTATGGGGTAATTGTGCTATAatgcatattaaaaaattgcaaattcttcaaaacaacattttgaaaatgatgctcaaGCTCCCCTGGCATTTCTCAACCTAAGCCTTGCATTCAGAGACAACAAACGTATTTAAAATAgaccaaaaaattgaaattctcaatcaatttttttttggaaaatgtgtaTAGAGTGAAAACTCTTTAATTAGAAACCTAATGTAACAAAttgtcaaatacattttttgttgtcttgTATTCTAATACATCTTGTTATGAACATTTGTATtatgttttatcttttattatatttttatattgtttatttatgcatcataaaatgtactttttgtttgtttattaattaaacaatatataatctaattatatatatatataaatatataatctaattatatattctttattgtctaattatttatttatacattttttctcgTTTactgatttatatttatttatttgtgtatgtatttatttgtttatatatttatttattcatttatttatttattagtcgattttttatttatttatttattcacttgtgtatttatttatttattcatctatttatttaattataaatttattttttcactgataaaataaatcatcgaaaatgaatttccatTAAATTCAAGCATAACCTATCTGtgatataattataaacaaaatttgaatgaagGTTTTTCTTTGCAAAGTTTTCCCTCAAACTACAATATTAGGATATTACACGTTCTGTTTataaactaattattattttccagTAGTAAGATACAATTTGATATCATATCTCTGTGCTTTGCAATGACTTAAACTTATTGTAAACTCTGTAACTTTCTCTttgccaataaaataaattatctatctatctaaaccTCAGAatgagaaaacattttcaaagaaagCTGACCGATGCAAAAAGAGCAGTTTCTTTAGTGTAGTACTAATgcattgataaataaatacattggtCATAGttcgaaattgaaatttttttcgtGCGACTACTACCTCCATATTGCTTTATGGGGCACAAGTttgggttattttttaaaaaggatttttcaattacCAGCTTGCACACCAAACTAAATGCTGCATTTAGAAACAACCGTTCTACCATTATTTTTCGACACTCTAAAGATTCACTTTGAAAACTTCCGAATTTCATCCGAAATACCTGATTACCTAAGTAACGTGTTTAATGGGGTCCTTGAGATAATAAGCGACActtattatcaaaaatttaaaactgaagcACAATCAACACAATACAGAAGGATCTACAGAAACCGAACTTCGACCTTAAAGAACTGACGTACTTTCAGAACAGCTTTTCACTCAACATGATGAGCGTTATATTTAAAGCAAGAGGCGAAATCATCAATAAACTTTATACCACACCGACCGGAACTTACAATTTTGTGTGAAACTCGTATATCATTTCATTGCCAAATCTCATTTTGGTGTTACGTTAATGGATTTGGATGCAGTCATCGATTtggttggaaaattaaaatgtaaatagaAGGAgacttttaatcaaacaaatatatattatgtacaatttatattttagtattaaataATTGAACTTAAAACGGCCTTTGGCCAAACCATATAAAGCTTAAGATGAAAatataatctttaaaaatataccagaaaaattagtttgtcttcaaagcttaaatgccatttgatttcttaaaaaaatcttaatacatatattatatttgattttcgtaaacAAATTTATCCCGATTTTGAGATATAAGAAGGaatgcaaattaaatattttatttaaatccaaaacaaaatgagAGCTGCTTATGtggaaaaaagtattattaaaatcggttcatgaggttctgagaaaattaaaaaaaaaaatacggttctatggagcaatacaaaaatatgttattttattgaaagaagcaaaattttagagaaaatctgttcgtttttgagaaacttTGAGTTTTGGAATTCTGacgaaaaatgttttacttcttttagtttagtttttaaaataaaaacgtctaacaaaaatcagtttttaactttaatttacaagtttgaattcaattgaCCCATTGGTTTAAGCTGTAGGGGTGAGAATAGACAGACAGGCAAATGGATttgggacccacttttttcgaggTCTCTACCATTGTAATTTGATGTTTGATTAAAACCTCGAATTCGAATTGTTTACGAATGAACAAGTTCTATCCCGTTCTTGTGCATCTCGTAAAAAGAAGTCTATACCTGGGATGCGTACTCAAGACGGATAAGAAAGTTATCCAAAAGCTTCAGAATAAAAACAATCGCGCTCTAGACCGAGTTCTAAGGTATTTTAGCAATTGtgcaaaaaaaattcatttgtaATTATTGAACGTTTTTGCATAAAACCATGTTGTTGATGACATATAAGATTCTTgcagttaaaatttaaactgttgcaaacaatttatccaaaaaGATTGAGATTGGTCTGTAGTTAATAATAGACATGTTaccctttttaaagttttgagtttAGTCTGCAATAGTCAGACTTGTTAACCTTTTTAAAGTTTGGTGTTACAAatgccttttttaaatatggtttaGAATTTATCGGAGCTCAAAGGTTGTCCAAATATGCGAGGAAGGGGTGATGCCACCACtgacttacattttttaagacaattgGAGGAATTCCATCTAGTCGAGAGAAATAATTATCTTTAATATTTGGTCtaaagtcatttaaaaattattaaagtaagTCTGCAGATAGTCTTTCTAGTATAGCTAAGCAACTATATGTTGTCGACAATGCCAGAACTGAATATAATTGAAGTGTCAGCAAAATGATGTAGCACATTTAGTAGAGAAGGACttgtttttcctaaaaatacaaaaataaaacttaaataattgttCTGTGTACAAACGGACAAAAAAGACATTAACTATATATCCAGAAATAAAGTTCATTCCTAACCTACAAATGTGTCCATTGATCAAACTACATATATACCACATTATCTATATCTATCTAGATTATTATATGGAACTTTCATCATTTGGAAAGATCTTAAGAAATAAATCAGCTGTATTTTAAGctccaaatctttttttttttcttaaactatataagaggttttttttaagttgcatTGTtagttgtatttcttttattttctaaacattcattcaaaattctcataaatagttaaaatctaatttaatatcttaaatttatCATAACTCTAAGGACTTCCTATAAAATTCATGgcacttgaattttattttttgatgtttccGGTTCGACTGGTTGTGGCTTGGCAGGTTTATCCTTGCCAAATATGAATTTTTCCAATACCAAAATTGGAGCTTCAAATGCCAATGACATCAAAATCGAGAATAAAACTGTCATCCCAAAAGCACTCCAAAATCGAAGAATCTAGAAATTAACAGACAAAAATTAAGCAACGTTAAAAAAGGctcaattaatttcaaattaattcgtTAACAAACCTCATCGTATGTACTAAAGTAGCCTGGCAGTCTTGACAAACTAGCATTAAATCTTATTACCATAGCATGTGTAAGATACATAGCATAGGTCAAACGAGCAAATGGCTGCCAGAAGGGATGCGATAGAAAAACATCCAAGAAACCTCCGAATCCATAGTGACAGGCAAAAGTTATCCAAGCTAGTGCTAGTGCCCAGACGGGACGTTTCCAGGCATCGTATAAGGCTGTCTCAATTACTGTTCCCTTACCATGGGCATTGAGGGAGAAATAAGGCCCGAAAACTGTCGAAATCATTATGAGGAAGCAAACTACCCAACCAAGTAGTTGAAGCATCTGAAAAACGGAAGGAAGAATAAAAAGTAACTAAAGAAAGCCCTTTGTGGAAAAGAGGGTGAACTTATATCTTTACCTTGTGAAGTCGGAACTCCCTTTGACGGTTGACATGCATGAAGTAGCCCAGACCAAAGCCCACAAGCCACGGTGAACATCTAGTGTGCATCGGGATGTAAGTTAGGTTCCATTCTCCTGGGTTTCCTCTAAGAAATTCAGAAACTTATTATAGAAACTTAGAGGCAGTCGAGTAGCAGACTTAACTTACCCTTTAAGGTCTGTAAAGCTGTGTGTTATGTAAACGGTCATTATGTAGGCAATTGACATCAGAACCAAGCCCAAAATGACAGGGGCAAATTTCTTACCCCATTTCCACATCGGAATCATGAGGAATGGTGAAATGACGTAAAGCTGGAAGTCTACAGCCAAATACCAGGACCTTGCTAGACACTATTTCAAGAAACGAACAATTTTACACTAAATAATATATGTTCCTAAGGACTCAAAGATTTGAGAACTCACTTTTGGATTGGGAATATAGTAGTTTTGAATGTAGAGAAGATTCGGCCACCAATTGTGACCATTACATATATCGCCACCATTAACACCTTCCTTAAATGGACCTTCGCCAAGGATGTCCTTTACACTGTACAGGATCAACATGATAACAGCAACAAGTGGAGTCAGTCGTATGTAACGATGAACGTACATCATGATAATGTTCAATTTTCCTTTCCTGAAATGTTtgataagtttttgtatttacttttgtAGATCAATGGTTTGAGACTTACGTTCTGTCTAATTCTTTGAATCCGGACCAAGCTACTAGAAGACCACCGAGAAAGAAGAAGGAGTCAACTGCCAATGTTCCATTGGCAACATGAAGGTAagaaaatgacttcttccacTAAAATTAGACTAAGGATTTAGCTGGAAAATCAAACACTTCAGAGAACTTAGCTTACCTCTTGAGCATAGTTATCATTGATAAATGGAACTTGGAAAGAGATCATGTAAGTGTGACCATACATAATCCAGGCCATAGAAAGAACTCGAATTCCAGTAAGACAATCAATGATGTTGGGTGACTTCTTTGTGGATATGGCGAACATTTTCTTGCCATTTGTGAGCACGGAAAAAGCCAATAGAACTGGTGTTGgttttgctaaagttaaaagaattgaaattgattaaacATTTCATCactgatttcttcaaaatatctTATACTCATACTTTTCATGGTTGTCATTGTGAGATCATAAATTGTACTTGCCAGCATCATGATTCCAATCAGTCCAAAAAAGCATCTGTAAAATTAAAGCTAAACTTAagttaatcaaataaaatatagatCGTTCTGTTTAACTCACACTCCGATAATATTGATTGCTTTCCAGGTTGGTGGGTCAGAAGTTTTACAAAGTGACACAGTAACATTTGATGGCAATTTTCCATCATAAACCTTTTTGAGAGTTGAATTGAAGATTGATTGAATAAAATCAGGACTACAGCTTTTGGGAACACATAttccaatttttaaacttaattctttgattGCCGGTACTGTTTGATTATTCTTTTCTCGAATtggaatttttacaaaacaatgttGTCCATTTACGACCTCATTCGATTCGTCCAGCGTTACAGAGGTTTGGATGCATTGATCATAATTACCAACATCATAGGTGTTTCCATAGAGGATTCCGGGTGGCAGGTTACCCCATGAATCAAAGACTGGAAGAAAGTTAAttgttaaattagtttttttttgtgaaaaaatattattatttcaataattgcaaattttaaatgaaaaatcattcaacaaaaagtgagcaaaaaatacaaaaaagagacTAAAATGCATGAATTTgctaaattgaaaaacttaaatttttttggaggAGTATAATATACCGAAATATTATTAATTCTAATAAGTCACTAAGGCTCAAACAAATTGGTCTTTAGCTGTGAGTACATAGTTCTAATCTCCGACTTCCGAGctcttaaagtaaaataatttcgaataaaattctcTTACTTTTGTATAAAACGATATAGTTGATCCTTAACCAAGGTTTAGATAAATTCAATCAATCGAAACATTTTCATCGCAAGCGATTCCTAAGATGTTTTTAATTAGACAACCACTAATCCCCATTCCTCAACTGTTATAATCCCACTTTTTTGTTAGGGTAATTATCCTCATTAAAGAGCACTTTCAGGATGAAATGGGTATGCAACTTGCAACACACAAACAAGTGCCTAGGTTGACGCTCCGAGATCAATTCGATAATTCAAAAGGTGTTTCGCCAAgatatattttatagattttgtgAAGTATTTGATTACTCTTAAAGGGAAATCAAG
This window contains:
- the LOC129946953 gene encoding nose resistant to fluoxetine protein 6-like — protein: MRFSLFLIISIVTLLTNRVDSLTFVHNISVNSDFLSEVFYNEIRSNQELIKLENTRNFTADYNTEKCVSNLRTIVTQLPTHITVAPFFDSWGNLPPGILYGNTYDVGNYDQCIQTSVTLDESNEVVNGQHCFVKIPIREKNNQTVPAIKELSLKIGICVPKSCSPDFIQSIFNSTLKKVYDGKLPSNVTVSLCKTSDPPTWKAINIIGVCFFGLIGIMMLASTIYDLTMTTMKTKPTPVLLAFSVLTNGKKMFAISTKKSPNIIDCLTGIRVLSMAWIMYGHTYMISFQVPFINDNYAQEWKKSFSYLHVANGTLAVDSFFFLGGLLVAWSGFKELDRTKGKLNIIMMYVHRYIRLTPLVAVIMLILYSVKDILGEGPFKEGVNGGDICNGHNWWPNLLYIQNYYIPNPKCLARSWYLAVDFQLYVISPFLMIPMWKWGKKFAPVILGLVLMSIAYIMTVYITHSFTDLKGGNPGEWNLTYIPMHTRCSPWLVGFGLGYFMHVNRQREFRLHKMLQLLGWVVCFLIMISTVFGPYFSLNAHGKGTVIETALYDAWKRPVWALALAWITFACHYGFGGFLDVFLSHPFWQPFARLTYAMYLTHAMVIRFNASLSRLPGYFSTYDEILRFWSAFGMTVLFSILMSLAFEAPILVLEKFIFGKDKPAKPQPVEPETSKNKIQVP